The bacterium genome contains the following window.
AATCGATGCCGGGTCATTGTAGGGAGCGGGGTGCAGCGGGGCAAGCGGCAGCCCCGGCACGGAGGCGTGTGAGAGCGGGTATGCTAGGAGCCCTGGTGCGCACTCGTAGCTCAACGGATAGAGCATCTGACTTCGGATCAGACGGTTGGGGGTTCGAATCCCTCCGAGTGCGCCAGACCAGATTCCAGCAGCTCAGGCAGCCGGCTTATGTTGCTGAAGTAAGTGTTGCCAGTCGCTGAGATCAAAACTGCCCGGCAAGAGCAGCGATTCCCCAGCAGCCATGCGTTGTGAAAAGAAGAGCAAATCGTAGCCCTCAATCTCGCCAGTGACACCATGGCTCCGCATCAGGACATCCGCCTCAAGCATGTCGATGACCTGCTCGGGATGCGGAAGAGTCTTCCACAGAAAGAGGATGTCCCCCAGCGGGTCATACCGGATGGTCAGTTCACCGGCCATAGCGTTACTCCTGCGAGGCGTCGTGCGAGATACGCGGTGACTACCCAGCTTCTGTCAGTGTCACATGATCTGACGACCACTACTACTGCAAACTTACCGCCTGCAACAGCTGGATACCAGCGACAGAAAAGGAGTTCGCCGCTTTCCGGTCGCTTGGCCAGTATCTGCTCAGGCTATGCCAGCACTTCAGCAATCAGGTTCTCCAGCGCTTTCAGAAAAGTCGGATGTGCTTCTGCGATGTGCTCCAGCCGTTCCCCAGTGAGCTCGACCATCCTATTCAGATACGGACAGGGATACCAGCCTGGAGTGGTCATACCCGGGCATTCTACCGGTTATCCTGATGACACTGGCTGGTTTCGCGCTGGCCTGTCGTAAGGAGTCTGCCCTGTCGTGCATCCCACGATAACTGCCGCCCCACCGCCGCGACTCTTCGTCGCTCCTGCGCTCCAGTGCGAGGTGGAGGTCCTCCCCCTGCGCGACCTGATCCTGGCGGGATCCCCCACTGAGCACTATGTTCTGCTGATCCTCAGGAGCCAGGCCGCTGGTGGCCAGGTCTCGCAGGTGACGCTGAACCTCGGACTCCTGCTGGACTCCTCGCAGTCGATGCTCGGCGGTCCCTTTGCCCAGGCGACCGAAGGGGCGCTGGCTGTGATGAGCCAGCTGGATCGAAGGGACCGGATCAGTATCGGGACCTTCGATGAGCAGGTGCAGGAGATCATCGTCCAGGGCACCACTGCGGACCTCCCCACGACTTCACAGAAACTCCGGGGGACCGCCATGCTCGGCGGGCGCACCGACCTGGAGGGGGCGTTGCGGGCCGGGGAACGGATGCTGCGTCGGGAACGCCGGCCGGGTGAGGCGGACAAGCTGCTGCTCCTCACCGATGGTCGGCCGACCGCAGGCGCGCTGGAGTCGCTGGAGCTGGCAGCTCTGGCGGATGAGCTCCGGGAGTCGGGTATTAGCCTCTCGTGCATCGGACTCGGCGTGGACTATGACGAAGAACTGCTGATGCAACTGGCGGAGCGCGGCGGCGGCTATTACTACCACTCCAGTCGCCCCCGGGATATCCGGAAGCTCTTTCAGCGGGAAATGGCGGCGTTCAAGAACATCCATCTGCGGGATATCGAGCTGGAGCTGAAACTGCCGCAGGGCTTTCAGTTGCTGCAGGCCGTGAATGCCCAGGCGCGGCATGTCGGCGAGGCCCATCGGGTGCGACTGCCGGATCTTGAGAAAGCCGAGGAGAGCGAAGTCCTGCTGAAGCTGAGTAGCGACGCCCATCCGTCGGGACTCTTCAAGGCCCTGGACCTGACCCTGCATGCCACGCCGGTCGGCCAGGAGAAGCGAGCCTCGGCGCAGGGGTTCGCCTGGTGGCATTACTCCCTTGATCCCGTACGCCTGCGGGAGGTCCAGAATCATCCCCGGGTCGACCGGGCGCTGACCGTCAAAAATGTACAGTCGCATCTGTTGTCGACTATGCAGGGGATCAAAACGCAGACCCTGAGTCGGGAGCAGGCCTACGTGGAGCTCAAGGAATACCAGAAGACCCTGGTCCTCAAGGGACGGACCCTCGAAGCGATGGAGATCCAGCAGGCGATCCATCTTCTGGGGCAGGGGCAGGACGAGGAAGCGGTGAAGGAGCTCGGGCAGAGTGCGTTCCACCTGCAGCGCGGGGCGCGTCCGGTACACGATGCCGATGAGGAATCAGAGGGATAGGTCCGGAAGAACGCTGAGTCCGGGACAGTAGCTAGAAAGGAGTCTGACGCCCCGATGCCTGAGCCGCTGAATCCCGCCTTCACCCAGGCGGCTATGCCCGCCCTCCTGGGGACAGTCCACTGTCCCAATTGCGACATCACCTCGCCGACCCCAGCAGACGGTTTCTGCCCCCGGTGCGGCTGGTTCCTGGATCAGGCCCCCCCGGCGGCCCAAGCCCTGGGGACTCGTCAGGCACTGGCGGGTGTCGTGGTCGCGCTGAAGGTGTCAGCGGCCGAAAGCTATCTTGTGAAAGAGACGCCTTTCCTCATTGGACGGGACCAGGGGGATCTGAAGTTCCCCGAGGACCTGCAGTTGAGCCGGCTCCATGCTGCCGTGCTCTACCGTGATGGCCAGCTGTATGTCCGGGACCTCGATTCCCGCAATGGGACTGTCCTGGGCGATCGACGACTCCCTCCCAACGAGGACATTCCCGTGCTGGAAGGCGAACGCCTCCGCCTGGGGAACAAGGAATTCGAGATTCTCTTCAAGGGCGAGTCGGGGGGGCTGACGACCTACGGCAAGGCGTACTACCTCGACAGCAGCACGGGGGTCCGCTTTGCGCTCCGACCCGGCGAAAACATCATCGGGCGGGGCGACTTTGCCCACATTCGGCTGAATGACAACGAAGCCGTCTCGCGACAGCACGCCACCATCCGGCTGGAAGACCAGTTCGGGAAATTCCGCATTGAGTTGCAGGACCATAAGAGCGAGAACGGGACCCAGATCAATGGGAGCCGCGTGCTGCCGCAACGCTGGGTGGTACTGGAAGTTGGAGATGAGGTACAGGTGGCGGATGTCGTCCTGCGCCTGGTCGAGGAAGTCGCCTGACGGTCGCGGAACCGGACAATCGCCCGCCGCTGGTGCGCCCTGACTGACCCTTCAGGCGCAGGCTCGCGCCTATACTCCCCCTGCTATGAGCGACGCACCTCAGACGGCTGCCATTCTGGCGGCGCTGCACGACATCCTGCCGACCCTGGGCTATACGCCTCCCGCCAAGATCGACCTGCGGGAGATTCCGTTTGAGGGCGCCGCAGGCTTTGGGACGCCGCTGCTGCTGGCGCTGGCCGGGCAGGTCCGGGACCAGCATCCGGGCGCCTCGAATCCCGAGATCGCCCAGCGAATCGGGGCAGACCTCATTGCCGCGCTGGCCGGGCGGCCTGAAGTCGGACGGGTCGAGATGGCAGCGAATGGTTTCCTGAATTTCATTTTTCCCCGGGGCGATCTCCTCGCACAGACCCTCCAGCGGATTCTGCAGGAGGGACCCGCCTACGGTCATGCCACGACTCGCCAGCCCGGACGGGTCATGGTGGAGTACTCCCAGCCCAACACGCACAAGGGCTTCCACATCGGGCATATGCGGAATGTGGCGCTGGGGATGGCGCTGGTCAACATTTATCGCGCGGCGGGATTCGACACGATCCCGGCGAACTACTACGGCGACATTGGCACCCATGTCATCAAGTGCCTCTGGGGCTATCAGCGCTTTTATAAGGGGCAGGAGCCGCCGAAACGTCGGGGGACCTTTCTCGGGGAGGTCTACACCTTCGCGGAGTCGAAGTATGCCGCGTCAGAAGACGTGAAAACCGAAGCGTTGAAGTGGATGCAGGACCTTACGAAGATGCCCACGACCCGGGCCGAAGCCGAGATGGGGAAGCGTCTGCTGAATCACCTGAATGCGGAGCGGATCAGCCTGGCCCCGACCCTGGGCAAACGGGAACTCTGGACCAACATCACCCGGGCGATGACCTACCTCTTCACGCAGCTGCCGCTGATCGATGAAGAGGATGCGGCGCTGCTGCAAATCGCAGCGCAGCGCTTTGATCCAACCACCCCGGCCTGGCAGTACGGCTTCGAGGTGCTCGACACCTTCGCCCAGTGGGAGGCCCATGCGCCGGCGCTGGTGTCGTTGTGGGAAGAGACCCGGGAGTGGTCCCTGGCGGAGTTCCGGGAGATTTACCAGCAGCTCGGCGCGCAGTTCGATGTGGAGTTCTACGAGTCGGAGGAGGAAGAGCCCGGGAAAGCATATGTCCGGGAGCTGGTGGAGCAGGGGGTCGCGGTCCAGGATCAGGGAGCGTTGATCGTCCGGATCGATGCGCTCCTCGCAGCCCGGGGGCTCCAGGAGCCGGAGAAGGAGCGCTATCGCACACTGATCGTGCTTCGGGCCGATGGCTCCAGCCTCTATTCCACGAAGGACCTCTCGCTGGCCCGCAAGAAGTTTCAGGACCACGGCATCACGCGGTCGGTCTATGTGGTCGCCGATGAGCAGGCGTTCTACTTCCAGCAGATTTTCAAGATCCTCGAGCTGGCGGGGTTCGAGCAGGCCCAGGACTGCTTCCACCTGTCCTACGGGCTGGTGACACTGCCTGAGGGGAAGATGTCGAGCCGCAAAGGGAACGTGGTTCTCTACTTCGATTTTGTGAAGGAGATGCTGGACGCTGCCTGGCGGATCGTGAAGGAAAAGCAGCCGGAGCTGGGGGATGCCGCCAGGGCGCAAATTGCACGTCAGGTCGCTTTCGGAGCGATGAAATACGACATGCTCAAGGTCGATGCTACCCGGACCATCGTCTTTGATCGCGATGAGGCCCTCTCCTTTGAGGGGCGCACCGCGCCGTACATCCAGTACGCCCATGCGCGGGCGTGTCGCATTCTTGAAAAGGCCGCCTCGGAGCTGGCGACGACCCCGGACCCCTCTCATCTGGGAAATGCCGGAGAGATTGGACAGGAAGAGCTGGAGCTGGCGAAAAAGCTCGGCCATCTGGGCGATGTGATCCAAAAGGCGGCGGGGGAGAACAATCCGCTGCCGGTAGCGACTTATGTGTATGAGGTAGCGCAGGAGTTCAATGATTTCTATCAGAAGATCCCGGTGCTGAAGGCCGAAGACCCCGCCGCGCTGAACACCCGTCTCTGCCTGGTCCAGGCGACTCGTCAGGTGCTGGCGAATGGCCTGGCGCTGCTGGGCATCGACGCCCCGGTGGTGATGTAACGCGCATTCCAGCTTGAGTTTTGCGACGTGCAGGTTACGGCTATGTGACATGCGGTCGATGCCAGTCACGGACTGTGGATGCCGTGCTACGCTCCCCGGACGGACCCACTTTCGTCTGGAGGAATCCTGCCATGCGCCGCCTGAGCCGCGCCCTCGGAGTCTCTCTCCTGCTGAGTCTGAGCGCCCTGATAGCCGCCTGTCAGTCAGGGAGTTCAGTCAACGCCCCCTCGTTTTCCGACACCGGGACTGATGTCCCGTTGATTGGCCTGACCCAGCCTGCACTCCATTTGCAGGAGAGCGGACTCGTGGCGGGCACGGCGGCGATGGGGGTGTATCGCCTCGACCTCGTGGATGGTGTCGCGAGCCTGGCTCCGGCCTGGCGATCCGCCAGCCTCACCGGAGCGAAGTTCGAGACCGATCTCACAGCGGCGATGTCCGGGGAGATCCTGACGCGGTGTCCCGACTGCTTCCGGGTGACCGGGATTCGCCCCACCGGGCCGAGCCGGATCGCGGTGGAGTTTCAGCTGCGGCATCCGATTCCTGCCCCTGATGGCGTGAGCCCCATCGGGGCGGTCCTGAACCGGAACGACCTGCATGTGACGAATGTCCGGCTGGTCGCCCTGGTGGATGGCACCACGGAGATGTTCCCCGGGACGCGGCGGGTCACGGTCAACATGGATCAGGTCACCAATGCCGATGGCTACACGAAAGTGGAGCCGGTGGTGGCCCTGGACCCCATCTACGCCGCTGATGTCTTCCCCTTCATCACCATGGGAGATGGTCTGGCGACAAACAATGGTCAGGGAAACTTCCTGCCAGGGATTGGTCCGGGGACAGGCTGGGAAGCGGTCCTGAGCGGGAATCCGGAAACGACCAGCGCGTATCCCAAGGGCTTCAATGTCCTGCCCCAGGGGGGGACGGTCATTGATGAACTGGAGTTTGATCTGTCGCAGGGAGCGACTGGCAACTTCACGACCAATCTGGTGATCCTCGCAAGCTACATCGGGGCCGCCGATGGCCGGGACACCCGCCTCACGAGCCGGTACTTCATGCCGGAAGGGGCGATCCAGCAAAGCCCCAACGTGCAGATCAGCTTCACCCAGACTCCCGGTGTGGATGTCGGCTCGGCGGGCGAACTGGTGATCCGGGCCGTGGACTTCCAGCAGGGTGCGTCCATCGCCTCGGACCCGCTGCAGGCGCTGAACGACAAGGACTACAGCAAGGTCTGGGCGGATGGCCGCATCGAGTCCGTGGAGCCGACCCTGGGTGAGTTCATCGGGAACGTCAACAACTTCCTGGGAGCCTCACCGCAGCCGGGGGCCTTCAATCGTGATGTGGTCGCGGCGGCCAGCGGGACCGGTTCCTACGCGAGCCCCAAGACGCTGACTGTGCCGTTCACCAACGTGAACGGTTTCAGCGGGACCCTGCGCGTCGGGTGCTATGTGAATGACTCGCGACGTCAGGCACCGGTCCTGGATGTCGCGGCCGCCGGTGCCGATCCCCTGAATCCCAACGTCTTTGAGTCGATGACCGGCCTGCAGAAGGACCTCAATGTCTTCAACGGACCGAGCGTGGTGAGTGCGAGTCCGCTCCTCATCACTTATCAGTTCGCCAAAGTAGACCTGAGCGGGGAGCCGCCAGTGCCGCAAGGGGTCTTCATTCCGGACACCCCCGCCCGGGCGAATCCGGGAATGACTAACGACTTTTTCCGTAATGGCCTTGCGGCGAGCGGGAACAACATCTACGCGATCTGGCACTGGCAGGGGAACGACGACAGTGCGCTGTTTGTCGCCCGCTCGGCTGATGGCGGGACCACCTGGGGTGCGCCGGTGAAAGTGGCGGGAGATGCCATCGCCGGGACAGAGTTCGAGGGGCGGGGCTTCAGCATCACGACTGGTCCCGGCGGCGTGCCGGTGCTGGTCGGAATAGACTCCGATGAGGATGTCGTCTGCCTCGTGGGGACCAATAGCGGCACGAATCTCACCACCTGGCCGACCGGCGTCGCGAATCGCATCGAAGTCCTGGCGCGGGGCGATGGTCGCAACTTCACGGTGAGTACCGCCTCGCTGGTCAACGACCCGAGCAAGATCGCTATCGGGATGAATCGGCGGGAGACGGTTCCGGCAACTTCCAACGAAGTGCAGTACTTCCTGGTGGAAGGGGTGGGTACGGCAACTCTGACGAAGCGCAAGGCCACTGAGGCCAACGGTGGGGTGATCGATAACGGCCCGGATGCCGGACAGAGTCGGTTTGATGTGGATGTCCAGACCGACAACACGGGACGGGTCCACTTCCTCTGGAAGGACAACGGCGACAGCGCCATTGAGTACCGCACGGTCCTGGGGGCAGTGGTCTCGCCCATCGAGTCGCCATTCCCTGGCAAGCTGCTGAGCGGCACCACCCGTCCCAATCTGGCGGTCGACCCGGTCACCGGCCAGCCGTTCGTGGTGATCGACTTCAACAGCGCGACCGTGATCGATGACGGCGAACTCACCGACCGGGATGTGTTTATCTCCACCAAAGCCGGCGCCTCCTGGGGGACGGCGGTGCAGGTGAACGAGGATGCGCTGGATCTGGACGAGAAAGAAGCGGACGTGGCGATTCTGCCGCTGAGTGGCGGCGGCTTCAAGGTGGGTGTCTGCTATGAGGCAGACCTGGGGGCGAATGCCCGTCGCATCTTCGCGGCCACCATCGACAGCAGTCTGACCCCTGGCAGCATTGTCCGGTCGCAGCTGACTCCGGATCCCACCAGCGGCCAGGACCGTCTGGATCCCAAGATCATCAGCAACGCGGATGGCCAGGCGGTCGTGATCTGGGAAGCGAAGAAGGATGGTCCGGCAGGTCAGAGCGCGGTCTGGTAGATCGCACACAATCGCGTTCACGCCGAGCAACTACAGCGTCGCCCCGATGGGGCGGCGCTTTTTCTGTGTCGCCATTTAACTTGTTGTGAGGAATAGTGGCGTGCGGGACAAAACAAAACCCCGGCGCCAGAGGGCGCCGGGGTTCGTTCCACCTGCTCGAACTGTCTGTCCGGGAGTGTTAGCTGCGCCGGACACGGTGATCGTACCCGCGATGGGCATCGGTATTCAACCAGCCACCAAGGATCGCGATGTGTCCGACGAGGCGCAGATGCTCATCGGTGAGCGAGCCGAGCTGCGCGTTGGCTTCATGCTCATGCAGCACGACCGCCAGGAGATAGCCGAAGGGTTTCAGCGCGACGAGGTCGCCCTGCTGTTCGATGGCTTCTGCGCCGAGCAACAGACCAGCCGTGCCGGGGCGTGTGAGTCCGGAAAAATCTTCCCGGACACGAAACTCAATCCAGGCGGGGCTGATGTCCGGGGCGTAGTAGCTCTCCAGCCGGGTCTCGAACAGGGAGCGCTGATCCATGGTCCAGAGGGAATCGAAGCCCAGGACTTCATCGGCTTCATAGCCCAGCGACTCCGCCCAGACTCCCCCACGTCGCGGACCCTGCAGCAGGCTGTAGAGCACCCGGGCGGGCCACCGGAGCCGGTGGCGTCGGGTCAGCAGATGCAGCGCCTGTTCGGTGTTGGCGAGCTGATCGATGAGGAAGAGATTGCCCACGGGCACATCAAGCTCAGTACCTGACCGGGGGAGAGGAAGCAGCGACACAAGTGGAGTCCTGTGATGAGATCGCGTGCATGGCGCGGTACGGGAGTACGAAGGCGATTTTACCACCCGCAGCTCAGTACAAGTGGTTCGCGGAGAAAATGTGTGACGAGTGTGGAGTCGTGTGTGAGTTGCCGTGCGCTGGCACGAGGTGGCGAGTCGAACGCGATGTGGCTGCACGGTCCTGGGTGAGCATTGTTAGAATGCAACTCCTGCAATGAGCGACACCCCGCACCGTCCAGGCAACGACGAGTCCCTGCATGCGGCAGCCCACCGTGAGTGGAGGGGCTTCTATCGCTTTTGCCAGGTCATCGTGTTCACGCACTACAAAGTCTGGCATCAGATGACGGTGATCGATCCGCAGAAGATGCCGAAGAGTGGTGGCGTGATCATTGCGGCGAATCATCAGTCGCACCTCGATCCGCCCCTCCTGGGAGTCGCTCTGCCGCGGGTGGTGCACAACCTCGCGAAAGAGGAACTCTTTCACAAGCCGTTCCTGAACTGGTTCCTGCCAGCCATCGGCCAGGTACCGGTAGCGCGGGAGGGCTCTGGTGCGGGGATGGCGCTGAAAACCGGCGCACGACTCCTGCGAGATGGCAAAGTCCTCGGCGTCTTTCCTGAAGGGACCCGCTCCAAAACCGGGGAGCGGCAGAAGGCCCGGACAGGTGTGGTGGTCCTCGCCAGCATGGGCGATGTCCCGATTCTGCCGGCGTACATCTGGGGGACCCGGGAAGCCTTCCCGCCGAAGTCGAAACTCCCCATCCCGTTCCGGCCGATTGGCATCCGGTATGGTGACCTGATTCATCTGACCCCAGAGCAAAAGGACCTGCGGAATCGGGACGAGATGGAGCGGACAGCCGAGATGATCATGGACCGCGTCTTCGACCTGGCGCCGGAGCAGAGGGCAGGAGTGTCGCACCCGAGCCATGGCTGAACACCGGCTGAGTAAAGGAACGCTCTGGTTCCACGATCTGGCGCGGCTGGTCGTACGCACCTACGCCCACCTCTGGCATGGTGTCCGGGTGGTGGGGCTGGAGCAGCTTCCCAGGCAAGGGGGCGTCCTGGTGGTCAGCAACCATCAGTCGCACCTGGACCCGGCCTTCCTCAGCGCGTTTGCATCCCGCCCGATTCACTTTTTAGCCAAAGAGGAACTCTTCCGGGTCCCGGTGCTCAAAGTCCTGATGGTCTGGATGGGAATGGTGTCGACACCCCGGGAAGGGAACGCCTCAGCTGCCATGCGCTCCGGCATCCGGGTGATCAAGGACCAGCACATTCTTGGGGTCTTTCCTGAAGGAACGCGGTCAAAGACCGGCGAGCGACTCCCCGCGCAGAGCGGTGTAGTGGCCATCGCGGCGCTGGCGGGGGATGTTCCCATTGTCCCGGCGTATATCAGTGGGAGCTTCGAGGCGTTACCACCGGGTGCCGGCTTTCCGAAGTTCCGCAAGCCGGTGACTATCTATTTCGGTGCACCGTTTCAGCTTAGTGCTGAAGAGCGGAATCTGAAGGATAAGGACCAGCTGGCTGAGACGGCGGAGCGGATCATGGACCACGTCTTTGCCCTGCGACCGGCCGCCTCCGGGTCGGCCTGACCCCGTCCGATCATCGGTATCATCCAGCCATGAGCACAACCCGTCCGCGACTGGTGCTGTCCGGCATTTTTGGCCGCATGGGCCAGGCCCTCGCCCCGCTACTGATGGCGGATCCCCGGATCGACCTGGTCGGGGGCATCTATGCCCCGCACGAGGAAGCTGAGACCTCCCCGTTCCGCGAAGAACTCGTCCACGCCGGAGTGGAACTCGATTCCAGCCCCATCGCCCTGTTGAATCTCATCGACGGTGCGGACATCTGGCTCGACTTCTCCAATCGTGAGGGAATTCGCTCCAATCTCGAGGCGGCCCTGCACAAGGGCGTGGACGCGCTGATCGGCGTGACCGGTTTCGATGACGAAGAACGGCGCTGGCTTCGGGAGCTCCCCGCAGCGACCGGTCGTCGGGTCTGGTGGTGTCCCAACTTTTCGCTGGGGATGCTGGTGCTGAACGAAGCCGCCCGGCTCGCCCGGCAGTACTTCGGGGCGGTAGAGATTCTGGAACTGCACCACGACCGCAAGCTGGATGCCCCGTCAGGGTCGGCGGCTGCCACGGCGCGCCTGATTGCGGCAGCGGGGGCCGCGCCAGGCGCCGCGGTCTACAGCCCGCCGGTGATGGCGGAGTCCTCACCGAGCGTCGGCAGCGCTATCGCTGCCAGCGCCCGGGGGATGGCGGTGCAGGAGGTACCAATCCACAGCATCCGACTCCCCGGTCTGCTGGCACATCAGCAGGTCTTTTTCGGGGGGACCGGAGAGACGCTGACCCTCACCCACGACACGCTGGACCGGTCGGCATTCGTGGAGGGGATCATCCGGGCAGCTCTGCATCTGCCGCAGCTGACCGGATACCAGGAAGGGCTGGAGCAGTTGCTCCAGTCCAATAGCCGGGGCTGATGGCTTTCGCATGATTTGTGCCGCGACGGGGGCAGGATGAGCCGCTTCACCAGACTACTGATCATGGGCGCGACCGGCCTGGTGGGACGGGAGTTGCTCCGGCTCCTCGCGGAGCGGGAGTTCCCTTGTCCGGAGCTGGTGGTCGCGGCGTCTCCCGCCTCCGCCGGACGTCCGCTGCATCAGGGGGATCGACGGCTCA
Protein-coding sequences here:
- the argS gene encoding Arginine--tRNA ligase, which codes for MSDAPQTAAILAALHDILPTLGYTPPAKIDLREIPFEGAAGFGTPLLLALAGQVRDQHPGASNPEIAQRIGADLIAALAGRPEVGRVEMAANGFLNFIFPRGDLLAQTLQRILQEGPAYGHATTRQPGRVMVEYSQPNTHKGFHIGHMRNVALGMALVNIYRAAGFDTIPANYYGDIGTHVIKCLWGYQRFYKGQEPPKRRGTFLGEVYTFAESKYAASEDVKTEALKWMQDLTKMPTTRAEAEMGKRLLNHLNAERISLAPTLGKRELWTNITRAMTYLFTQLPLIDEEDAALLQIAAQRFDPTTPAWQYGFEVLDTFAQWEAHAPALVSLWEETREWSLAEFREIYQQLGAQFDVEFYESEEEEPGKAYVRELVEQGVAVQDQGALIVRIDALLAARGLQEPEKERYRTLIVLRADGSSLYSTKDLSLARKKFQDHGITRSVYVVADEQAFYFQQIFKILELAGFEQAQDCFHLSYGLVTLPEGKMSSRKGNVVLYFDFVKEMLDAAWRIVKEKQPELGDAARAQIARQVAFGAMKYDMLKVDATRTIVFDRDEALSFEGRTAPYIQYAHARACRILEKAASELATTPDPSHLGNAGEIGQEELELAKKLGHLGDVIQKAAGENNPLPVATYVYEVAQEFNDFYQKIPVLKAEDPAALNTRLCLVQATRQVLANGLALLGIDAPVVM
- the plsC_2 gene encoding 1-acyl-sn-glycerol-3-phosphate acyltransferase, yielding MAEHRLSKGTLWFHDLARLVVRTYAHLWHGVRVVGLEQLPRQGGVLVVSNHQSHLDPAFLSAFASRPIHFLAKEELFRVPVLKVLMVWMGMVSTPREGNASAAMRSGIRVIKDQHILGVFPEGTRSKTGERLPAQSGVVAIAALAGDVPIVPAYISGSFEALPPGAGFPKFRKPVTIYFGAPFQLSAEERNLKDKDQLAETAERIMDHVFALRPAASGSA
- the dapB gene encoding 4-hydroxy-tetrahydrodipicolinate reductase, which gives rise to MSTTRPRLVLSGIFGRMGQALAPLLMADPRIDLVGGIYAPHEEAETSPFREELVHAGVELDSSPIALLNLIDGADIWLDFSNREGIRSNLEAALHKGVDALIGVTGFDDEERRWLRELPAATGRRVWWCPNFSLGMLVLNEAARLARQYFGAVEILELHHDRKLDAPSGSAAATARLIAAAGAAPGAAVYSPPVMAESSPSVGSAIAASARGMAVQEVPIHSIRLPGLLAHQQVFFGGTGETLTLTHDTLDRSAFVEGIIRAALHLPQLTGYQEGLEQLLQSNSRG